One Chiloscyllium plagiosum isolate BGI_BamShark_2017 chromosome 12, ASM401019v2, whole genome shotgun sequence DNA window includes the following coding sequences:
- the popdc2 gene encoding popeye domain-containing 2 isoform X1 yields the protein MFRENSSFIETILYDSPGCKILKNGSEGAIYHLANVMFTLGYMSGSGFFGLVYLFSLLGVGFFIQSLWGWVDACGVDIFMWSLLLFVFCLVQLAHIGYRLRKVNFEEDFTNLYKAMFQPLDVPLGVYKEIVNCCDAEVTSLSREQNYAVEGKTAIDRLSLLLSGRVRVTHEQQFLHYIFPYQFLDSPEWESLRPNEEGNFQVTLTAETDCYYVTWKRRKLYMLLAKHHYIARLFTVMLGNDIADKLYSLIDKLYCRGGVRYDIRLPSLYHVLAPSVEAEKETIAESPHHVPQSSFRPQECPFIKPGPDINDLIGEDSTSLVLEDFADMTGSFMEYTSEREYMK from the exons ATGTTTCGGGAAAATTCAAGTTTCATCGAGACTATTTTGTACGATAGTCCTGGATGTAAGATTCTGAAAAATGGGAGTGAAGGAGCCATTTACCACTTGGCCAATGTCATGTTTACACTGGGCTACATGAGCGGCAGTGGGTTCTTTGGTCTCGTTTATCTGTTCAGTCTTTTGGGCGTTGGGTTTTTCATTCAGTCTCTTTGGGGCTGGGTCGATGCCTGCGGGGTGGATATTTTTATGTGGAGCCTGTTACTTTTTGTGTTCTGCTTGGTCCAACTGGCGCACATTGGTTACCGGCTGAGGAAGGTGAATTTCGAGGAAGACTTCACGAATCTTTACAAAGCCATGTTCCAGCCGCTCGATGTGCCGCTCGGTGTCTACAAGGAGATCGTGAACTGCTGCGATGCCGAGGTGACGAGTCTCTCCCGTGAGCAGAACTACGCGGTGGAAGGCAAAACCGCAATTGACCGCTTGTCCCTGCTGCTCTCAGGCAG GGTTCGTGTTACTCACGAACAGCAGTTTCTACACTATATCTTTCCATATCAGTTCCTTGATTCTCCAGAATGGGAATCTCTGCGACCTAATGAAGAAGGCAATTTTCaa GTGACCCTGACAGCAGAAACAGACTGTTACTATGTGACGTGGAAAAGAAGAAAGCTATATATGCTCTTGGCTAAACATCATTATATTGCACGCCTTTTCACTGTTATGCTTGGAAATGACATCGCAGACAAACTTTACTCCCTTATTGACAAGCTGTATTGCAGGGGTGGGGTCCGCTATGATATCCGCTTACCTAGTCTTTACCATGTATTAGCACCTTCTGTCGAAGCTGAGAAGGAGACGATTGCAGAGAGTCCCCATCATGTTCCTCAGAGTTCATTTAGACCTCAGGAGTGTCCCTTTATAAAACCAGGGCCGGACATCAATGATCTAATTGGTGAGGATTCCACCAGCCTTGTTCTGGAGGACTTTGCAGATATGACTGGATCATTTATGGAATATACCAGTGAAAGGGAGTACATGAAATAA
- the popdc2 gene encoding popeye domain-containing 2 isoform X2 yields MFRENSSFIETILYDSPGCKILKNGSEGAIYHLANVMFTLGYMSGSGFFGLVYLFSLLGVGFFIQSLWGWVDACGVDIFMWSLLLFVFCLVQLAHIGYRLRKVNFEEDFTNLYKAMFQPLDVPLGVYKEIVNCCDAEVTSLSREQNYAVEGKTAIDRLSLLLSGRVRVTHEQQFLHYIFPYQFLDSPEWESLRPNEEGNFQVTLTAETDCYYVTWKRRKLYMLLAKHHYIARLFTVMLGNDIADKLYSLIDKLYCRGGVRYDIRLPSLYHVLAPSVEAEKETIAESPHHVPQSSFRPQECPFIKPGPDINDLIDVNSSWSGIRKGHAPLAPTQTPEL; encoded by the exons ATGTTTCGGGAAAATTCAAGTTTCATCGAGACTATTTTGTACGATAGTCCTGGATGTAAGATTCTGAAAAATGGGAGTGAAGGAGCCATTTACCACTTGGCCAATGTCATGTTTACACTGGGCTACATGAGCGGCAGTGGGTTCTTTGGTCTCGTTTATCTGTTCAGTCTTTTGGGCGTTGGGTTTTTCATTCAGTCTCTTTGGGGCTGGGTCGATGCCTGCGGGGTGGATATTTTTATGTGGAGCCTGTTACTTTTTGTGTTCTGCTTGGTCCAACTGGCGCACATTGGTTACCGGCTGAGGAAGGTGAATTTCGAGGAAGACTTCACGAATCTTTACAAAGCCATGTTCCAGCCGCTCGATGTGCCGCTCGGTGTCTACAAGGAGATCGTGAACTGCTGCGATGCCGAGGTGACGAGTCTCTCCCGTGAGCAGAACTACGCGGTGGAAGGCAAAACCGCAATTGACCGCTTGTCCCTGCTGCTCTCAGGCAG GGTTCGTGTTACTCACGAACAGCAGTTTCTACACTATATCTTTCCATATCAGTTCCTTGATTCTCCAGAATGGGAATCTCTGCGACCTAATGAAGAAGGCAATTTTCaa GTGACCCTGACAGCAGAAACAGACTGTTACTATGTGACGTGGAAAAGAAGAAAGCTATATATGCTCTTGGCTAAACATCATTATATTGCACGCCTTTTCACTGTTATGCTTGGAAATGACATCGCAGACAAACTTTACTCCCTTATTGACAAGCTGTATTGCAGGGGTGGGGTCCGCTATGATATCCGCTTACCTAGTCTTTACCATGTATTAGCACCTTCTGTCGAAGCTGAGAAGGAGACGATTGCAGAGAGTCCCCATCATGTTCCTCAGAGTTCATTTAGACCTCAGGAGTGTCCCTTTATAAAACCAGGGCCGGACATCAATGATCTAATTG